The following coding sequences lie in one Bacteroidetes bacterium SB0662_bin_6 genomic window:
- the hisF gene encoding imidazole glycerol phosphate synthase subunit HisF translates to MALARRIIPCLDVDEGRVVKGVRFVDIVDAGDPVEQARFYDEAGADELVFLDITATHENRGIMHDVVRRTADQVFIPLTVGGGLRTVEDMRAMLHAGADKISVNSAAIRDPDLISRGAEAFGTQCIVVAIDAKRTGKRQWGVYTHGGRNPVDLDAIDWAVEAEQRGAGELLVTSMDCDGTKDGYDTELLRAVAESVSVPVIASGGAGTLEHLHDALVQGSADAVLAASIFHFREYSIAEAKRFLHDQGVVVRMKETA, encoded by the coding sequence ATGGCGCTCGCACGACGTATCATTCCCTGTCTGGATGTTGACGAGGGTCGCGTCGTCAAAGGCGTACGATTCGTGGATATCGTAGATGCCGGCGATCCGGTCGAGCAGGCGCGATTTTACGACGAAGCAGGCGCAGACGAGCTTGTTTTTCTGGACATTACGGCCACGCACGAAAACCGGGGAATCATGCATGATGTGGTGCGCCGCACCGCCGATCAGGTGTTTATCCCCCTGACGGTCGGGGGCGGACTCCGGACGGTCGAAGACATGCGGGCCATGCTTCACGCAGGCGCCGACAAGATATCTGTCAACTCTGCAGCCATCCGCGATCCGGATCTGATTTCGCGGGGCGCCGAAGCCTTCGGGACACAATGCATTGTCGTAGCGATTGACGCCAAACGCACAGGCAAGAGACAATGGGGCGTATATACGCATGGCGGACGTAATCCCGTCGATCTTGACGCGATCGATTGGGCGGTCGAGGCCGAGCAACGCGGAGCAGGTGAATTACTCGTCACGTCCATGGACTGCGACGGCACGAAGGACGGCTACGACACGGAGTTGCTCCGCGCCGTTGCCGAAAGTGTATCGGTTCCGGTCATCGCTTCAGGAGGCGCCGGCACACTGGAGCACCTGCACGACGCCCTTGTCCAGGGAAGCGCCGATGCCGTACTGGCGGCCTCGATTTTCCATTTCAGGGAATATTCCATTGCCGAAGCCAAACGTTTCCTGCACGATCAGGGCGTAGTCGTACGCATGAAGGAAACGGCATAA
- the proC gene encoding pyrroline-5-carboxylate reductase encodes MLQNETVTVIGAGNIGRALIGGLIEGHEFEPAQLRATRRTETALKTLQKDFPGISTTSDNPAAVQGATMVILAVKPQNFAGVIKEIKDNVHPETLVISVLAGITTHALEEAFGQKNPVVRTMPNTPAIVDEAASAIAGGQFAEPKHLELAKHIFQAVGTVEVVPEYMMDAITGLSGSGPAYVYMFIEALTDAGVKQGLPRPTAFRLASQTVYGAAKLVRDTGKHPAILRDEVTTPGGTAIAAVAELEAHGIRTMLINAVATASERSAELSGE; translated from the coding sequence ATGCTTCAGAACGAAACCGTCACGGTCATTGGCGCCGGGAATATCGGCCGCGCACTCATAGGCGGCCTTATCGAGGGCCATGAGTTCGAACCGGCTCAGTTGCGCGCCACGCGCCGTACCGAAACAGCGCTTAAAACCCTGCAAAAGGACTTCCCCGGTATCTCTACGACCAGTGACAACCCTGCCGCTGTACAGGGAGCGACCATGGTCATTCTTGCCGTGAAGCCACAAAACTTCGCAGGAGTCATCAAGGAAATAAAGGATAACGTGCATCCCGAAACGCTGGTTATCTCCGTACTCGCCGGCATTACCACCCACGCCCTGGAAGAAGCATTCGGCCAGAAAAACCCTGTGGTCCGCACCATGCCCAACACCCCTGCTATCGTGGACGAGGCAGCCTCGGCTATTGCGGGCGGGCAGTTCGCCGAGCCGAAGCATCTGGAACTCGCCAAACACATCTTCCAGGCCGTCGGCACAGTCGAAGTCGTTCCCGAATACATGATGGATGCAATAACGGGATTGTCAGGCAGCGGTCCTGCCTACGTATATATGTTCATCGAGGCGCTCACTGATGCGGGGGTCAAGCAGGGCCTGCCCCGGCCCACTGCATTTCGGCTGGCATCGCAGACCGTATACGGCGCGGCCAAACTGGTCCGGGATACAGGCAAGCACCCGGCCATCCTGCGCGACGAGGTTACGACCCCGGGGGGAACAGCCATTGCGGCGGTTGCGGAACTTGAGGCGCACGGCATACGCACCATGCTGATCAACGCGGTGGCCACGGCTTCCGAGCGTTCCGCGGAATTGAGTGGGGAATAA
- the hisA gene encoding 1-(5-phosphoribosyl)-5-[(5-phosphoribosylamino)methylideneamino]imidazole-4-carboxamide isomerase gives MLVIPAIDLRGGKCVRLYQGSYDKETVYFEDPVKMAKLWRVQNARTLHVVDLDAARGDRSPNREVIRAICKELDIPIQLGGGIRTMEDIEEAVGLGVYRVILGTAAVRDPDLVSEAVARFSSSRVAVGIDARNGEVRIEGWLEGSGLDAVAMAQDMEDRGVRRIVYTDIGRDGTLKGPNLSAYRTLGEKLHHARITASGGVGGYADLVRLQELALHRVDSIIIGRALYENRFPCQRFWCWNYKQDVDLDRFSTASMASRSDKNPNP, from the coding sequence ATGCTCGTCATTCCGGCCATAGACCTGCGCGGCGGAAAATGCGTGCGGTTATACCAGGGCTCGTATGACAAGGAAACGGTGTATTTTGAAGACCCCGTCAAAATGGCCAAGTTGTGGCGCGTTCAGAACGCACGCACGCTGCATGTGGTCGATCTGGATGCAGCCCGCGGGGATCGTTCGCCCAATCGAGAGGTGATCCGCGCCATATGCAAGGAACTGGATATCCCGATACAACTGGGCGGCGGCATCCGTACCATGGAGGATATTGAAGAAGCTGTCGGGTTGGGAGTGTATCGGGTGATTCTCGGTACTGCGGCGGTGCGGGATCCCGACCTCGTTTCCGAAGCCGTAGCCCGGTTTTCATCCAGCCGGGTCGCCGTGGGAATTGACGCCCGCAACGGGGAAGTCCGTATAGAGGGATGGCTCGAAGGCAGCGGGCTCGACGCCGTGGCCATGGCGCAAGACATGGAAGATCGGGGAGTGCGGCGTATCGTGTATACGGATATCGGACGGGACGGTACCCTGAAAGGCCCCAACCTCAGCGCCTACCGGACGCTCGGCGAAAAACTTCATCATGCACGCATAACAGCCTCGGGTGGTGTGGGAGGCTATGCGGATCTGGTCCGACTCCAGGAGCTTGCTTTGCACAGGGTGGATTCGATCATCATCGGACGTGCGCTCTACGAAAATCGTTTTCCGTGCCAGCGATTCTGGTGCTGGAATTATAAGCAGGATGTCGATCTCGACCGGTTCTCGACGGCGAGCATGGCTTCCCGATCCGACAAGAATCCCAACCCCTGA
- a CDS encoding aminotransferase class V-fold PLP-dependent enzyme translates to MLACQKHLFSLPDHLHYLNCAFMAPMARKVEEAGIAGIRQRRNPAGVEHVDFFEGSNRLRTLFGQLIHAPSDSIAIIPSASYGLAAIAANLPVEQGDRIVVLDEQFPSNVYVWRRMAADKGASLETVGPGEGTGNRTTRWNERILEAIDARTAIVAMPHIHWIDGTIFDLEAISRRTHEVGAALVVDGTQSVGALPFDTGRIRPDAVICAGYKWLLGPYSLGLGYYSERWHNGRPLEENWICRERSEEFGNIIAYRDEYHPGAIRFDMGERSNFVLVPMLAAALEMVLNLTPAAIQEYCRNLTRPLADCAEELGFKLESPAGRVHHLFGLRTRKGNNVDPDRLRDILEQRNISVSVRGNAIRIAPHVYNDEGDIQALIEALEAAMRIRT, encoded by the coding sequence ATGCTTGCCTGTCAAAAACATCTCTTTTCGCTTCCGGATCACCTCCACTATCTGAATTGCGCCTTCATGGCCCCCATGGCGCGAAAAGTGGAGGAAGCCGGCATAGCAGGGATCCGGCAGCGCCGTAATCCCGCCGGGGTAGAGCATGTGGATTTTTTCGAGGGAAGTAACCGACTCAGAACATTGTTCGGACAATTGATCCACGCCCCGTCCGATTCCATAGCCATCATTCCCTCTGCTTCGTATGGACTGGCTGCTATTGCCGCCAACCTGCCTGTCGAGCAAGGCGACCGGATCGTGGTGCTGGACGAACAGTTTCCGAGTAATGTGTATGTCTGGCGCCGAATGGCAGCGGACAAAGGCGCCTCGCTGGAAACCGTCGGTCCCGGTGAGGGGACCGGGAACCGGACTACCCGATGGAATGAACGCATTCTGGAAGCGATCGACGCGAGGACAGCGATCGTAGCCATGCCCCACATACACTGGATCGACGGTACGATCTTCGACCTCGAGGCCATTTCCCGACGGACCCACGAGGTAGGAGCAGCCCTGGTCGTGGACGGAACGCAGTCGGTAGGCGCCCTCCCCTTCGATACCGGGCGCATCCGTCCCGACGCAGTGATCTGCGCCGGATACAAATGGCTGCTCGGCCCTTACTCGCTCGGACTTGGCTACTATTCCGAACGCTGGCACAACGGGCGGCCCCTCGAGGAAAACTGGATATGCCGGGAAAGAAGTGAGGAGTTCGGCAATATCATTGCTTACCGGGACGAATATCATCCGGGCGCCATCCGATTCGATATGGGTGAGCGCAGTAACTTTGTGCTCGTTCCCATGTTGGCGGCGGCACTTGAAATGGTGCTTAACCTGACGCCGGCAGCCATTCAGGAGTACTGCCGGAACCTGACCCGGCCGCTTGCAGACTGTGCGGAGGAACTCGGATTTAAACTCGAATCTCCAGCGGGACGGGTACACCATCTGTTCGGGTTACGGACCCGGAAAGGCAATAACGTGGATCCTGACCGTCTGCGCGATATTCTTGAACAACGCAACATCTCCGTATCGGTACGGGGAAACGCCATCCGCATCGCGCCCCACGTCTATAACGACGAAGGAGATATACAAGCGCTGATCGAAGCACTGGAAGCAGCGATGCGGATCAGGACTTGA
- the hisB gene encoding imidazoleglycerol-phosphate dehydratase HisB — MSSSGDFDARSASVVRETSETSVRIELRLDQAETYKNETGIGFLDHMLDLFAKHGGFGLQTFCDGDLHVDEHHTVEDVAISLGDAFREALGDKAFIRRFGHAYVPMDDALARATIDLSGRFYLHYQADFDRDRVGDLSVEMVEHFWHAFAEHARCNLHIEALYGKNAHHKIEAIFKAVSRALRDAVCRDPSFARMPSTKGSL, encoded by the coding sequence ATGTCCTCATCCGGCGATTTCGACGCGCGTAGCGCCTCCGTGGTCCGCGAAACCTCGGAAACCAGCGTACGCATCGAGCTACGGCTCGATCAGGCGGAAACGTACAAGAATGAAACAGGCATCGGGTTTCTGGACCACATGCTCGATCTGTTCGCAAAACACGGAGGATTCGGGCTGCAAACCTTCTGTGACGGCGATTTGCATGTAGACGAGCACCACACCGTCGAGGATGTGGCCATCTCGCTGGGAGACGCTTTTCGGGAAGCGCTGGGCGACAAAGCTTTCATTCGCCGCTTCGGGCACGCATACGTACCGATGGACGACGCCCTTGCCCGGGCGACCATTGATTTGTCCGGGCGCTTTTATCTGCATTACCAGGCAGATTTCGACCGTGATCGGGTGGGAGACCTTTCCGTCGAGATGGTCGAGCACTTCTGGCACGCGTTCGCCGAACATGCCCGATGCAACCTGCATATCGAAGCGCTCTACGGAAAAAATGCGCACCACAAGATAGAGGCAATCTTCAAGGCGGTTTCCCGCGCCCTGCGGGACGCTGTCTGCAGGGATCCGTCTTTCGCCAGGATGCCATCCACCAAGGGGTCCCTCTAA
- a CDS encoding prolipoprotein diacylglyceryl transferase: protein MYPRLSDIFQDVFGFSLPFPIYSFGAMVAVGVITGMWLAQRELDRMHGAGRIGSVRVGVKGGGKKGRTVVQETAPSALMGTVTVLVVVCGIGGAKVFHILENLDAFFADPVTMLFSSGGLTFYGGLIVAGVAVTLYVRRKGVSGAAFADALAPSLMLAYGIGRIGCHLAGDGDWGIPADILAKPGWIPTWLWAETYPNNILGVTLPESGVYPTSIYEFLMASALFGLLWALRKHPYRNGWLFSWYLVFNGVERFLIEQIRVNNTFDVLGVTVTQAEVISLVAILLGLAGLAYTWKRRPEQSLPGSSSVPGVQAAAGS, encoded by the coding sequence ATGTATCCACGACTGAGCGACATATTTCAGGATGTTTTCGGCTTCAGCTTGCCGTTTCCTATTTATTCGTTTGGCGCTATGGTGGCGGTGGGGGTAATTACGGGCATGTGGCTGGCGCAGCGTGAATTGGATCGTATGCACGGAGCCGGCCGCATCGGCAGCGTGCGCGTGGGTGTGAAAGGAGGCGGTAAAAAAGGGCGTACTGTGGTGCAGGAAACGGCTCCCTCCGCGCTGATGGGCACCGTAACCGTACTGGTGGTAGTGTGCGGTATTGGCGGGGCCAAGGTTTTTCACATTCTGGAAAACCTCGATGCGTTCTTTGCCGATCCTGTGACTATGCTTTTCTCTTCCGGCGGCTTGACCTTCTACGGGGGACTGATTGTGGCCGGCGTTGCCGTTACGCTCTATGTACGCAGAAAAGGGGTTTCGGGAGCAGCCTTTGCCGATGCGCTGGCGCCGTCTCTTATGCTTGCTTACGGCATCGGACGGATCGGTTGTCACCTTGCCGGGGATGGCGATTGGGGCATTCCAGCGGATATTCTTGCCAAGCCGGGGTGGATCCCAACCTGGTTATGGGCGGAGACCTACCCGAATAATATTCTTGGCGTTACGTTGCCGGAATCGGGAGTGTACCCGACGTCCATCTACGAATTTCTGATGGCGTCGGCGTTGTTCGGGTTACTGTGGGCACTTCGAAAACATCCTTACCGCAATGGGTGGCTTTTTTCGTGGTACCTCGTTTTCAACGGCGTTGAACGATTCCTCATCGAACAAATACGGGTCAATAACACGTTCGATGTGCTTGGTGTGACCGTTACGCAGGCCGAAGTTATTTCTCTTGTTGCGATTCTCCTCGGGCTGGCCGGGCTGGCATATACATGGAAACGCCGGCCGGAGCAGTCATTGCCCGGTTCCTCTTCTGTCCCGGGCGTGCAGGCGGCTGCCGGGTCCTGA
- a CDS encoding HEAT repeat domain-containing protein, which yields MKPPQPTPCSAMLLSLCCTFPSEGYVWSSRDRRYLPCAHLHIPRRRSGDYEVIPIVSMPLFGMIRTWVAFLTRWIFPAGALLWIWGTSPESTHAMQAQERPGCIVLSHTGSDTMQYAQNLWMPIVRAATGIDVFEIANAWLYRPLFAIRYKIDGQVLRVHIEEIQENRRTPAVYPIVLTLEAGALGTTERFEVTLNGRIEEFALPFPYRPRFVAVYPETRGVMESRISQPAAGWIAQLRHASLPEARFAAAQALRSLPPDPALMLGLRNAFDEESDVRVRTAIVQSMAHLASGGAADRALAAAYEDASPDVRNAVLASLSQTLSSPALIAMALRAAQTDTDQSVQAEAVRALAKMQAPEALQVARSALITPSRNEIIRIAGLDALGTLHASTHGNEPETEEKAQAATDTAQTLQENISPEILGEALTEGLHFAAMTYPLRLRSAAKRLFLRIRQNEPTATYGAPRYLRDLHPCP from the coding sequence ATGAAGCCGCCGCAACCTACGCCGTGCTCTGCCATGCTGCTCAGCTTGTGTTGCACGTTTCCGTCGGAGGGCTATGTGTGGTCCTCCAGGGATCGAAGATACCTTCCCTGCGCGCATCTGCATATTCCGCGCCGGAGAAGCGGGGATTATGAAGTCATACCGATCGTATCCATGCCCCTTTTCGGCATGATTCGCACCTGGGTCGCTTTCCTCACGCGCTGGATATTCCCGGCGGGGGCACTTCTGTGGATCTGGGGAACAAGTCCGGAATCGACGCACGCCATGCAGGCGCAAGAACGTCCCGGGTGTATCGTCCTTTCTCATACCGGATCGGACACGATGCAGTATGCTCAGAACCTCTGGATGCCCATTGTCCGTGCAGCTACAGGCATAGACGTTTTCGAGATCGCAAACGCCTGGCTATATCGCCCCTTGTTCGCCATCCGATACAAAATCGACGGCCAGGTGCTGCGCGTACATATCGAGGAAATTCAGGAAAACAGACGTACCCCGGCGGTCTATCCCATCGTCCTTACCCTCGAAGCCGGTGCGCTCGGAACCACGGAGCGCTTCGAGGTGACACTGAACGGGCGAATTGAAGAGTTTGCCCTGCCCTTCCCATACCGGCCGCGCTTCGTTGCGGTCTACCCGGAAACGCGAGGGGTCATGGAAAGCCGGATCAGCCAGCCGGCAGCGGGTTGGATCGCCCAGTTGCGCCATGCATCCCTGCCGGAAGCGCGGTTCGCCGCAGCACAAGCGTTACGTTCCCTTCCGCCCGATCCCGCACTGATGCTCGGGCTGAGAAACGCATTTGACGAAGAATCAGACGTACGGGTGCGGACAGCTATTGTGCAGTCCATGGCGCACCTTGCTTCCGGCGGAGCCGCCGACCGGGCGCTCGCCGCAGCCTATGAAGACGCCTCGCCGGATGTTCGAAACGCTGTGCTCGCATCGCTCAGCCAGACGTTATCCAGCCCCGCGTTGATCGCAATGGCATTGCGCGCCGCACAAACCGACACGGATCAGTCCGTGCAGGCAGAGGCCGTTCGGGCGCTCGCCAAAATGCAGGCGCCCGAGGCGTTACAAGTGGCCCGTTCGGCCCTGATTACCCCTTCCCGAAACGAGATCATCCGGATAGCAGGGCTTGATGCACTGGGCACGCTCCATGCATCTACCCATGGAAATGAACCGGAAACGGAGGAAAAAGCACAAGCCGCAACAGATACAGCACAAACCCTCCAGGAAAACATATCCCCGGAAATACTCGGCGAAGCGCTGACAGAAGGATTGCATTTCGCCGCAATGACATACCCCCTCCGCCTTCGCAGTGCGGCAAAGCGCCTTTTCCTGCGCATCAGACAAAACGAACCGACAGCGACGTACGGAGCGCCACGCTATCTGCGCGACCTTCATCCTTGTCCCTGA
- the rlmB gene encoding 23S rRNA (guanosine(2251)-2'-O)-methyltransferase RlmB has product MSSDRNEDHLLVLGRRPVREALEHTPDRIEKVLLQRQGGGELTEIRRIAAQAGVQVQFVPVGRLRQLARGITHQGAAALMAPVAYVVLDDLLASVAPTLEEVKQRKPRLLVLDGMQDPFNFGAVLRSAVASGVVGVIVPRSGMAPLNAAAMKASAGAAGRVPIARPASIVDAIHQLKERGYWVAGADVGGDVSVWEMAWDRPMAVVIGNEAKGIRPAVLTACDYRVRIPMTGPAESLNASVAAGILLFAAARMDTSSL; this is encoded by the coding sequence ATGTCTTCCGATCGGAACGAAGATCACCTGCTTGTTTTGGGACGGCGCCCTGTCCGCGAGGCGCTCGAACATACTCCGGACCGGATCGAGAAAGTGTTGCTTCAACGTCAGGGAGGGGGTGAATTAACGGAAATACGCCGGATTGCTGCCCAGGCCGGTGTGCAGGTGCAGTTTGTTCCGGTGGGACGTCTCCGGCAGTTGGCGCGTGGTATTACGCATCAGGGGGCGGCGGCGCTCATGGCGCCGGTGGCGTATGTGGTCCTGGATGATTTGCTGGCGTCCGTGGCGCCTACTCTTGAGGAAGTAAAACAGCGCAAGCCCCGGTTGCTTGTGCTCGACGGGATGCAGGATCCTTTCAATTTTGGAGCGGTGCTGCGCAGCGCAGTAGCTTCGGGTGTGGTTGGGGTCATTGTGCCCCGGAGCGGTATGGCCCCGCTGAATGCCGCGGCCATGAAGGCAAGCGCCGGCGCCGCCGGGCGTGTTCCCATTGCCCGCCCCGCAAGTATTGTCGATGCTATCCACCAACTCAAGGAGCGGGGGTACTGGGTGGCAGGAGCCGATGTCGGGGGGGATGTGAGCGTATGGGAAATGGCATGGGACCGCCCCATGGCGGTCGTTATCGGGAACGAGGCAAAGGGTATTCGTCCGGCGGTTCTTACGGCGTGCGACTACCGGGTGCGTATTCCGATGACCGGTCCTGCAGAATCACTGAACGCATCCGTGGCGGCCGGTATTCTCCTTTTTGCTGCAGCGCGGATGGATACTTCCTCTCTGTGA
- a CDS encoding flippase-like domain-containing protein gives MRNRLVYTGSLVLAALLLYLALRGVDISAMADALRTANYAWIPVLVAVMLLGNLVRAWRWQLLIEALPEITHGQADHAETDVDAPGLPGIKPIFYSVMIGYMVNFAVPRLGEVARTANLSAQTRLRFSSLLGTVVTERILDVVVLGIGLGSVFLLMTGRAAILGDILIAPVAEQLDRISLTAVILIAFTIALAAFLLYRFLSGMSENSRKGDGSSGKHSLKPRLRTAFKAFREGMTTILHAPGKQRIVWSTAIMWFLYLLMAYIPFLMLNTAGIYNLSLLDGWIIMIFGAVGILVPLPGGTGSYHYITIQALVYLFAFSHEAAATYAVLCHAAQLVLHVSVGGLCVVLQGSKIPSLRASAYSAPEKRGL, from the coding sequence ATGCGTAACCGCCTCGTTTACACAGGAAGCCTTGTACTTGCGGCGCTACTGCTGTATCTGGCATTGCGAGGAGTCGATATAAGCGCAATGGCGGATGCTCTTCGCACGGCGAATTATGCATGGATCCCTGTTCTTGTCGCGGTTATGCTGCTTGGCAATCTGGTACGGGCCTGGCGATGGCAACTCCTCATCGAAGCGCTCCCTGAAATCACCCATGGACAAGCCGATCATGCAGAAACAGATGTCGACGCACCCGGACTCCCAGGAATAAAACCCATCTTTTACTCGGTAATGATCGGCTATATGGTCAACTTTGCGGTGCCGAGGCTGGGCGAAGTCGCGCGAACCGCCAATCTCTCCGCGCAGACCCGCCTGCGCTTCAGCAGCTTGCTGGGTACCGTCGTAACGGAACGCATCCTCGACGTGGTTGTGCTGGGGATAGGCCTGGGCAGTGTCTTTCTCCTGATGACAGGTCGTGCAGCTATACTGGGCGACATCCTGATTGCGCCGGTCGCCGAACAACTTGATCGAATTTCCCTGACAGCCGTCATTCTGATCGCCTTTACCATTGCCCTGGCCGCTTTCCTCCTCTACAGATTCCTCTCGGGGATGTCCGAAAACTCCCGCAAAGGCGACGGATCCAGCGGAAAACATTCCCTGAAACCACGCCTGAGAACAGCCTTCAAGGCGTTTCGGGAAGGAATGACCACAATCCTGCATGCACCCGGCAAACAACGCATCGTATGGAGCACGGCTATCATGTGGTTTCTTTACCTGCTGATGGCCTATATCCCCTTCCTGATGCTGAATACGGCAGGAATCTATAATCTGTCCTTGCTTGACGGATGGATCATCATGATATTCGGTGCGGTCGGCATCCTCGTTCCCTTGCCCGGAGGGACGGGCTCTTATCATTATATTACGATCCAGGCGCTCGTCTATCTTTTCGCCTTCAGCCATGAAGCCGCCGCAACCTACGCCGTGCTCTGCCATGCTGCTCAGCTTGTGTTGCACGTTTCCGTCGGAGGGCTATGTGTGGTCCTCCAGGGATCGAAGATACCTTCCCTGCGCGCATCTGCATATTCCGCGCCGGAGAAGCGGGGATTATGA
- the hisH gene encoding imidazole glycerol phosphate synthase subunit HisH yields MIAIVDYGIGNLRSIEKAFEAVGADVVRSDRREDIRAADKVVLPGVGAFGACIDEIRRKKLEEPILGAIREGKPFLGVCVGMQLLFESSEEMGQHKGLGVLPGRVLHFATACKTALYKESPEDPLKIPHMGWNTVDQQREDPLFRGLPSQPYFYFVHSYAAAPTTASDMLASCRHGVAFPAIVQRNNVYGVQFHPEKSQANGLRILQNFAESV; encoded by the coding sequence ATGATTGCGATTGTCGATTACGGAATCGGCAACCTGCGGTCTATCGAAAAAGCGTTCGAGGCCGTGGGGGCTGATGTCGTTCGGTCGGATCGTCGGGAAGATATTCGCGCCGCCGACAAGGTAGTCCTGCCGGGCGTGGGGGCTTTCGGAGCCTGTATCGACGAAATACGCCGGAAAAAGCTGGAAGAGCCGATCCTTGGCGCAATCAGGGAGGGCAAACCCTTCCTCGGTGTATGTGTGGGTATGCAACTTCTCTTCGAATCAAGTGAAGAGATGGGCCAGCATAAAGGACTGGGGGTTTTACCGGGCCGCGTACTGCACTTTGCAACGGCATGCAAAACCGCTCTGTACAAGGAATCCCCGGAAGACCCATTGAAAATCCCGCACATGGGCTGGAATACCGTGGACCAGCAGCGCGAAGACCCGCTTTTTCGCGGTCTGCCTTCTCAACCGTACTTTTATTTTGTGCATTCCTATGCAGCGGCGCCGACCACTGCATCCGACATGCTGGCAAGCTGCCGGCATGGGGTTGCCTTTCCGGCCATTGTACAGCGAAACAATGTATACGGGGTCCAGTTTCACCCCGAGAAAAGCCAGGCAAACGGCCTGCGTATCCTGCAGAATTTTGCAGAATCGGTATAG
- a CDS encoding T9SS type A sorting domain-containing protein, giving the protein MATPWFISRRPENRMPAMMSAYPFIRITMGLLAALIALMTMTPVQAQTTSATYTVTFQGNWTTDSTPGGVVSSAHFTRLVGAVHNDMVTFWESGGTATAGVESVAELGVTGTFESEVAAAGANASLVKQSIGGTGTSKATFDIEVTSDRPLFTLLSMIGPSPDWFVGVSGLSLLDGQGQWRSEREVDLFPYDAGTEDGNGFSLSNPATNPRGTITSIKGMSPFSDEPMAMLSFELKGTNVHTESQELPAEVTLSGNYPNPFNPETTIRYGLPKAGDVRLAVYNLLGHEVAILVDQSKAAGHHMVRFGAGDLPSGVYVYRLHAGDETIVRTMLLVK; this is encoded by the coding sequence ATGGCTACACCCTGGTTCATTTCCCGGCGTCCGGAAAATCGCATGCCTGCTATGATGTCTGCTTACCCGTTCATCCGCATTACAATGGGCTTGCTGGCAGCGCTCATTGCGCTGATGACGATGACTCCGGTGCAGGCGCAGACGACTTCCGCTACCTATACGGTGACGTTCCAGGGCAACTGGACCACCGACAGCACCCCCGGTGGGGTGGTGAGTAGCGCACACTTTACCAGGCTGGTCGGTGCGGTGCACAACGACATGGTGACGTTCTGGGAGTCCGGCGGCACGGCTACTGCCGGCGTTGAGTCGGTGGCGGAACTGGGCGTCACGGGGACCTTCGAATCCGAAGTCGCTGCGGCAGGGGCGAATGCTTCTCTCGTCAAGCAAAGCATCGGCGGCACGGGAACCTCTAAAGCCACGTTCGATATCGAGGTCACAAGCGATCGTCCGCTGTTCACCCTGCTGTCGATGATCGGCCCCAGTCCGGACTGGTTCGTCGGCGTTTCCGGCTTGTCCCTGCTGGATGGTCAGGGCCAGTGGCGGTCGGAGCGTGAAGTCGATCTGTTTCCGTACGACGCCGGGACCGAGGACGGGAACGGGTTCTCGTTAAGCAATCCCGCCACCAATCCTCGAGGAACGATCACGAGTATCAAGGGAATGAGCCCGTTCTCCGACGAACCCATGGCGATGCTTTCGTTCGAGCTCAAGGGAACCAATGTACACACGGAAAGCCAGGAACTGCCGGCCGAGGTGACGCTCTCGGGCAACTACCCGAATCCTTTCAATCCGGAGACGACGATACGGTATGGATTGCCAAAGGCAGGGGACGTGCGTCTTGCGGTGTACAATCTGCTCGGGCACGAAGTAGCGATACTGGTCGATCAATCGAAGGCTGCGGGCCATCATATGGTGCGCTTTGGAGCGGGCGACTTGCCAAGCGGCGTATATGTGTATCGCTTGCATGCGGGAGACGAGACCATTGTGCGTACGATGCTGCTCGTGAAGTAA